A genomic segment from Hippoglossus stenolepis isolate QCI-W04-F060 chromosome 3, HSTE1.2, whole genome shotgun sequence encodes:
- the oser1 gene encoding oxidative stress-responsive serine-rich protein 1 → MEAGGKDCEEETLQTAFKKLRVDAESVPGAVSVSEALVPRATPRPCLDTSGAKPKLSCPKDNWHGCMRKTSRGASRTQRRRRSKSPILHPPKFSYCSTATASALSTSSGCLKHQRLAVPEPVELRPAVDGRSASSTALPAQKELLSPGSPGHISPLVFGSCAGYESRVGAVVSSPSLQEIPSIINTVVEQEGGNCGDVQSSEEEKSACDGAASGAGASLRSGPTEAADFRALSELPCSADGAHVPCSCAQKKSSDSQEESGQGAENQCRCQSHHQGLHGVEVYSFTGLRNVISECERSLPSHGDAPRTVSTNSNAAAASSSGSSPRSCSEQARGYVDDITIDDLSGYMEYYLYIPKKMSHMAEMMYT, encoded by the exons ATGGAGGCAGGAGGGAAGGACTGTGAGGAGGAAACTCTGCAGACAGCGTTTAAGAAGCTCAGGGTCGATGCCGAGAG cGTGCCCGGAGCTGTGAGTGTTTCCGAGGCGCTGGTTCCCAGAGCGACACCGCGACCTTGTCTCGACACCAGCGGAGCAAAGCCCAAGCTCAGCTGCCCCAAGGACAACTGGCACGG CTGTATGAGGAAAACTTCCAGAGGAGCATCCAGAACCCAGCGGCGCCGGAGGTCCAAGTCCCCCATCCTCCACCCCCCGAAGTTCAGCTACTGCAGCACGGCCACGGCCTCTGCACTGTCGACCTCTAGTGGCTGCCTGAAGCACCAGCGCCTGGCTGTGCCCGAGCCCGTGGAGCTTCGTCCTGCGGTCGACGGCAGATCCGCCTCCTCCACAGCTCTCCCCGCCCAGAAAGAGCTCTTGTCTCCAGGCTCACCCGGCCACATCTCTCCCCTGGTTTTTGGATCTTGCGCTGGTTATGAGTCACgtgttggagctgtggtttCCTCGCCATCTTTACAGGAGATCCCCAGCATCATCAATACAGTTGTAGAGCAGGAGGGGGGAAACTGTGGAGATGTCCAGTCgagcgaggaggagaaaagtgcCTGTGACGGAGCGGCGTCTGGAGCAGGAGCATCTCTGAGATCCGGACCCACTGAGGCCGCTGACTTCCGAGCCTTATCGGAGCTCCCCTGCTCTGCAGACGGCGCCCACGTGCCCTGCTCCTGCGCCCAGAAGAAAAGCTCAGATTCACAAGAGGAGAGCGGCCAGGGCGCTGAAAACCAGTGCCGATGCCAGTCGCATCATCAGGGCCTGCACGGCGTGGAGGTGTATTCCTTCACCGGGCTCCGCAATGTCATCTCGGAGTGTGAGCGGAGCCTGCCGAGCCACGGCGACGCCCCCAGAACTGTCAGCACCAACAGTAACGCAGCCGCAGCGTCGTCGTCAGGCTCCTCCCCCCGCTCATGTTCGGAGCAGGCGCGCGGTTACGTCGATGACATCACAATAGATGATCTTTCTGGCTACATGGAGTATTATCTTTACATCCCCAAGAAGATGTCACACATGGCGGAGATGATGTACACTTAG
- the manf gene encoding mesencephalic astrocyte-derived neurotrophic factor — MRAWSCCGPISGRQLDVVPGMFYLRPIRAQFVEDYGSDRAFEPMGCRSSVTWTRKPVWNHRTLPASVVNLWRLQRLRERTVLSSAAGRNTRPPGADMLALSGLSLALALALLPAPADALKEGDCEVCLGFLGKVYQSLRDNDVKFNSADIEKAIVKTCRDVKGKENRFCYYIGATADAATKIINEVSKPLSYHAPVEKICEKLKKKDSQICELKYDKQLDLTTVDLKKLKVKDLKKILEEWGESCKGCAEKSDFIRKITELMPKYAPAAAKARTEL, encoded by the exons ATGAGAGCGTGGAGCTGCTGTGGACCAATCAGCGGGCGCCAACTGGACGTTGTTCCCGGAATGTTCTATCTCcgtccaatcagagcacagTTCGTGGAGGACTACGGAAGTGATCGCGCCTTTGAACCAATGGGGTGCAGGAGTAGTGTGACGTGGACCAGGAAGCCAGTCTGGAACCATCGCACTTTACCGGCGTCCGTAGTGAATCTGTGGCGGCTCCAGAGACTCAGGGAGCGGACTGTCCTCTCCTCAGCGGCCGGTAGAAACACGCGTCCTCCGGGTGCGGACATGTTGGCTCTCAGCGGGCTGTCGCTGGCTCTCGCCCTCGCGCTGCTTCCGGCTCCGGCCGACGCTCTGAAGGAAGGAGACTGTGAAG TGTGCCTCGGCTTCCTCGGGAAGGTTTACCAGTCGCTCAGGGACAACGATGTGAAGTTCAACAGCGCAGACATCGAGAAGGCGATCGTAAAGACCTGCAGAGACgtgaaagggaaagaaaaccGCTTC TGTTACTACATCGGTGCAACAGCTGACGCAGCCACCAAGATTATCAACGAAGTTTCCAAACCGCTCAGCTACCATGCCCCAGTGGAGAAGATCTGTGAGAAACTCAAGAAGAAGGACAGCCAGATCTGTGAACTGAAATATG ACAAACAGCTGGACCTCACCACAGTGGATctgaagaagctcaaggtgAAGGATCTGAAGAAGATCCTGGAGGAGTGGGGCGAGTCCTGTAAAGGATGCGCTGAAAAGTCCGACTTCATCCGCAAAATCACAGAGCTCATGCCCAAGTACGCCCCAGCAGCCGCCAAGGCACGGACAGAACTGTAA